The following proteins are co-located in the Flectobacillus major DSM 103 genome:
- a CDS encoding succinate dehydrogenase/fumarate reductase iron-sulfur subunit, producing the protein MNLTLKIWRQKNANSEGRFETYDVTGISEDMSFLEMFDVLNERLINEGQEPIAFDHDCREGICGMCSMYINGSPHGPNRGVTTCQLHMRSFQSGETITVEPWRAAAFPVIKDLAVNRSAFDRIISAGGFVSVNTGNAQDANALPIPKENADEAFAAAACIGCGACVAACKNASAMLFTSAKISQLSLLPQGQAERTMRAEKMVAQMDAEGFGACTNTGACEAECPKEISLENIARMNREYFSAVLSSK; encoded by the coding sequence ATGAACTTGACGCTCAAAATCTGGCGTCAAAAAAATGCCAACTCGGAGGGTAGATTCGAGACTTACGACGTTACTGGTATTTCTGAGGATATGTCATTCCTCGAAATGTTTGACGTTCTTAATGAAAGATTAATCAACGAAGGCCAAGAGCCAATCGCTTTCGACCACGACTGCCGTGAAGGTATTTGCGGTATGTGTTCGATGTATATCAATGGTAGCCCTCATGGCCCTAACCGCGGCGTTACTACTTGCCAGTTGCACATGCGTTCTTTCCAATCAGGTGAAACAATTACCGTTGAGCCTTGGAGAGCTGCAGCATTCCCTGTAATTAAAGACTTAGCCGTAAACCGTTCTGCTTTCGACCGTATTATTTCGGCAGGTGGTTTCGTGTCTGTTAATACTGGTAATGCTCAAGATGCCAACGCTTTACCTATTCCAAAAGAAAATGCTGATGAGGCCTTCGCAGCAGCAGCTTGTATTGGTTGTGGTGCTTGTGTAGCTGCCTGCAAAAATGCTTCGGCTATGTTATTTACTTCTGCTAAAATATCTCAATTGTCGTTGTTGCCACAAGGACAAGCTGAGCGTACTATGCGTGCCGAAAAAATGGTTGCACAAATGGATGCAGAGGGCTTTGGTGCTTGTACCAACACAGGTGCTTGCGAAGCTGAATGTCCAAAAGAAATTTCTTTGGAAAATATCGCTCGTATGAACCGTGAGTACTTTAGTGCTGTATTGTCTTCTAAATAG